From one Hydrogenimonas thermophila genomic stretch:
- a CDS encoding 6-phosphofructokinase produces the protein MSLAIMCSGGDAPGMNPAIKRFVDYVYEKGEIPYFVYNGLEGLIDGQIERATHKDVAGIVHRGGAIIRSSRSKRFYEYKYRKQAYENLVKSDVTGLVVLGGDGSFRAMDLMSREFDLNFVGIPTTIDNDIYGTDICLGVDTALNVIRDALDKIRDTASTFSRAFIVEVMGRDCGYLAIVSAITSGAEICIVPEVDFNKSVVEEHLKREIANGRNYILSIVAEGTKKTNEIAQWLENSVGMESRITVLGHIQRGGSPTVYDRMLAFEFTIRAVDHLLANTSSNKVVVIKNGQYGMCEISEVVDNRYTINPELLGMLNKLD, from the coding sequence ATGTCACTTGCAATAATGTGTTCGGGCGGTGATGCGCCGGGGATGAATCCTGCAATTAAGAGATTCGTAGATTATGTTTATGAAAAAGGTGAAATTCCATACTTTGTATATAACGGGTTGGAGGGCTTAATAGATGGGCAGATAGAGAGGGCTACACATAAAGATGTAGCGGGGATCGTCCATCGTGGTGGTGCGATTATTCGCTCATCAAGATCTAAACGATTTTATGAATATAAGTATAGGAAACAGGCTTATGAAAATCTTGTTAAGAGTGATGTTACTGGTCTTGTTGTTCTTGGCGGTGATGGATCTTTTAGGGCTATGGATCTTATGAGTAGAGAGTTTGACCTCAACTTTGTTGGGATTCCGACAACCATAGATAACGATATATATGGAACAGATATCTGTCTTGGCGTAGATACAGCTTTAAATGTCATACGCGATGCACTGGACAAGATACGCGATACAGCCTCTACATTCAGCCGTGCATTTATTGTTGAGGTAATGGGGCGCGATTGCGGTTATCTTGCCATTGTTTCAGCCATAACCAGCGGTGCTGAGATATGTATAGTTCCTGAAGTAGATTTTAATAAAAGCGTTGTTGAAGAGCATTTAAAAAGAGAGATAGCAAATGGTAGAAACTATATCTTATCTATTGTTGCTGAGGGAACTAAAAAGACAAATGAGATAGCACAGTGGCTCGAAAATAGTGTAGGTATGGAGAGTCGCATAACAGTTTTGGGGCACATCCAAAGAGGTGGAAGCCCAACAGTTTATGATCGAATGCTTGCATTTGAGTTTACTATTCGTGCAGTTGATCATCTGCTTGCAAACACATCTTCCAACAAAGTTGTGGTTATTAAAAATGGTCAATATGGAATGTGTGAAATTAGTGAAGTTGTAGATAATAGATATACTATAAATCCGGAGCTTCTTGGTATGTTGAATAAGTTAGATTAA
- a CDS encoding type II toxin-antitoxin system Phd/YefM family antitoxin, whose amino-acid sequence MQTIQVAELKSHFSDVLKSIKNEGEQFIIEYGKQHEKVAMLIPYDKNIEIQNQREFGLYKGKGGFSIKDDFEMSDEELLGI is encoded by the coding sequence ATGCAAACTATTCAAGTAGCTGAATTGAAGTCTCACTTTTCAGACGTCTTAAAAAGTATAAAAAATGAGGGTGAACAATTCATTATCGAATATGGTAAACAACATGAAAAAGTAGCTATGCTAATTCCTTATGACAAAAATATAGAGATTCAAAATCAAAGGGAGTTTGGATTGTACAAAGGTAAAGGTGGGTTTTCTATAAAAGATGATTTTGAGATGAGTGATGAAGAGTTATTAGGAATATGA
- a CDS encoding type II toxin-antitoxin system VapC family toxin, which yields MKKYLIDTHIFLWLVFDPEKVNTKKLEILKDPQNKIFIASISFWEISLKYNLGKLSLSGLTPDELPKVAQKMGIDTLEIEKEVMASFYKLPKVQTHKDPFDRIIIWQCINDNITLISQDRKFSEYESFGLKTF from the coding sequence ATGAAAAAATATCTTATCGATACTCATATATTTTTATGGCTCGTTTTTGATCCAGAAAAAGTTAATACCAAGAAACTTGAAATACTAAAAGATCCGCAAAATAAAATTTTTATTGCAAGTATTTCATTTTGGGAGATATCTCTCAAATACAATCTTGGTAAACTTAGTCTTAGTGGACTAACCCCTGATGAATTACCAAAAGTAGCTCAAAAGATGGGGATCGATACCTTAGAGATTGAAAAAGAGGTAATGGCTAGTTTTTATAAGCTTCCTAAAGTTCAAACCCACAAAGATCCATTTGATCGAATAATTATTTGGCAATGTATTAATGACAATATAACACTTATTTCTCAAGATCGAAAATTTAGTGAATATGAAAGTTTTGGTTTAAAAACTTTTTAA